A part of Botrytis cinerea B05.10 chromosome 2, complete sequence genomic DNA contains:
- the Bcpic4 gene encoding Bcpic4, which produces MQLAFVFGLFAIAPAVLGAPILTKDMAAPVLLTGRDAAPIEKVSSMILAYNDDLSVPESADVTPRAAVASDKVLSMILAYNDDLSEADK; this is translated from the exons ATGCAACTCGCGTTCGTATTCGGCCTCTTTGCCATTGCCCCGGCAGTTTTGGGTGCTCCCATCTTAACTAAAG ACATGGCCGCACCTGTTCTTCTTACAGGCAGAGATGCTGCCCCAATCGAAAAAGTTTCGAGTATGATTCTGGCCTACAACGACGACTTGTCTGTGCCGGAATCGGCAGATGTGACCCCCAGGGCGGCTGTTGCAAGCGACAAGGTTTTGAGCATGATTCTTGCCTATAATGATGACTTGTCCGAGGCGGATAAATGA